The following coding sequences lie in one Rothia sp. SD9660Na genomic window:
- a CDS encoding transglycosylase domain-containing protein yields the protein MASSKNVRKRRRSPGDLVQFVALSIIAGFIAALIMVPPTTALSASINASMNWFKSLPASLSDGPLSQPSVIYANDGKTELASYYAQNRTEVTLDDISQHMKDAILSSEDRNFYEHGAVSPMGIARALVNNVINPEARQGASTLTQQYVNNLLIDAAEQAGTEAGTLGANKDYLDKIKEIKLAISMEQNLSKDQILEGYLNIINLGGSNYGVEAAAYYYWGISASELSISQSAVLAGMVVSPNIYRPDVNPELSKERRNVVLGTMLRDGKITEDEYSDALNEEITLDIHTTPMGCSTAGDFAHFCRYAIFDFLGDETYGATEEDRENALYRGGYKIVTTIDPDAQKDAKTQVEATQPSTNNPDRVSAALVSVAPGSGKIIAMAQNSGYGPSDTSNFADNYFNFNADVDHGGVAGWQPGSTFKAVLLAQWIKDGKGVNATIDGTTISYPQSFQWPASCQPEGYVLSSSGTGYSFQNADGSSRTWGTVAYGLKNSINSYAIKMASVTDACAINDLRAKLRITDGSGNDPYNMNNPAYLLGGWERGTTPLAMAAAYATFASGGTYCEPMALEKVTKGDTEVKIYKSTCERVLEEDVANGVNYVLKQVLVDGSGYQRGIGLPDASAAKTGTTDNSAHTWTVGYTRGLSTASWVGSVENTSRPLNGLSINGRVLYYVDGATYAGAQWQKFMQAQAKNYNTDKFDTPSNKVLGTNQ from the coding sequence ATGGCTTCTTCAAAGAATGTGCGAAAGAGGCGCCGTAGCCCCGGCGACCTTGTTCAGTTTGTTGCGCTGAGCATCATTGCCGGTTTTATTGCGGCGCTGATTATGGTGCCGCCCACCACGGCCCTGAGTGCATCTATCAATGCATCAATGAACTGGTTTAAGAGTCTGCCCGCTTCCCTCAGCGACGGGCCGCTCTCTCAGCCGTCCGTTATCTACGCGAATGACGGCAAGACTGAGCTGGCGTCCTACTACGCTCAGAACCGCACCGAGGTGACGCTGGATGACATTTCCCAGCACATGAAGGATGCAATTCTTTCGTCTGAAGACCGTAACTTCTACGAGCACGGTGCGGTTTCCCCCATGGGTATCGCCCGTGCCCTGGTCAATAACGTTATTAACCCCGAAGCTCGTCAGGGCGCTTCTACTCTGACCCAGCAGTACGTCAACAACCTTCTGATTGATGCCGCTGAGCAAGCGGGTACCGAGGCAGGTACCCTGGGTGCCAATAAGGACTACCTTGATAAGATCAAGGAAATTAAGCTGGCTATCTCGATGGAGCAGAATCTCTCTAAAGACCAGATTCTGGAGGGCTACCTCAACATCATCAACCTGGGCGGTTCCAACTACGGCGTAGAAGCCGCAGCCTACTACTACTGGGGCATTTCAGCATCAGAGCTCAGCATCTCCCAGTCGGCGGTTCTGGCGGGTATGGTGGTTTCACCTAACATCTACCGCCCCGATGTTAACCCCGAGCTGTCCAAGGAACGCCGTAACGTAGTTCTGGGCACTATGCTCCGCGACGGCAAAATCACCGAGGACGAATACTCTGACGCCCTGAACGAAGAGATCACTCTCGATATTCACACCACCCCCATGGGCTGCTCCACCGCCGGCGACTTTGCGCATTTCTGTAGGTACGCAATATTTGATTTCCTGGGTGACGAGACCTACGGTGCCACCGAAGAGGACCGTGAAAATGCCCTCTACCGCGGCGGCTACAAGATCGTCACCACCATTGACCCTGACGCACAGAAGGACGCCAAGACCCAGGTTGAGGCCACCCAGCCTTCCACCAACAACCCCGACCGCGTCAGTGCCGCTCTCGTTTCCGTTGCTCCCGGTAGCGGAAAGATTATTGCCATGGCTCAGAATTCTGGCTACGGCCCTTCTGATACGAGCAACTTTGCTGATAACTACTTCAACTTCAATGCGGATGTGGATCATGGCGGTGTAGCGGGTTGGCAGCCCGGTTCAACTTTCAAGGCCGTGCTTCTAGCCCAGTGGATTAAGGACGGCAAGGGCGTCAACGCTACCATCGATGGCACCACTATCAGCTACCCGCAAAGTTTCCAGTGGCCTGCTAGCTGCCAGCCTGAGGGGTACGTGCTTTCAAGCTCTGGAACCGGCTACTCCTTCCAGAACGCAGATGGCTCAAGCCGAACCTGGGGCACAGTAGCCTACGGCCTGAAGAACTCCATTAACTCCTACGCCATTAAGATGGCGTCGGTGACCGATGCCTGCGCCATCAACGACCTTCGCGCCAAGCTCCGTATTACCGATGGTTCGGGCAATGACCCTTACAACATGAATAATCCTGCCTACCTGCTCGGTGGCTGGGAACGCGGTACCACTCCCCTCGCTATGGCAGCAGCCTATGCTACTTTCGCGAGCGGTGGTACCTACTGCGAGCCTATGGCGCTGGAAAAGGTCACCAAGGGCGATACCGAGGTCAAGATTTACAAGTCCACCTGTGAGCGCGTACTTGAAGAGGACGTTGCCAACGGCGTGAACTACGTGCTCAAGCAGGTTCTGGTGGACGGTTCGGGTTACCAGCGCGGCATTGGCCTGCCCGATGCGTCCGCCGCTAAGACCGGTACTACCGATAACTCCGCCCACACCTGGACCGTTGGGTACACCCGGGGTCTCTCCACCGCGTCATGGGTGGGTAGTGTTGAAAATACCTCTCGCCCCCTCAACGGCCTTTCCATCAACGGTAGGGTTCTGTACTACGTGGACGGTGCCACCTACGCAGGTGCCCAGTGGCAGAAGTTCATGCAGGCTCAGGCGAAGAACTACAACACCGATAAGTTCGATACTCCTTCGAACAAGGTTCTTGGTACTAACCAGTAA
- a CDS encoding DUF4177 domain-containing protein yields MEKWEYATVPLMIHATKQILDNWGEDGWELVTVLPGAPAPSGATPAGNMVAPTQGNPIAYFKRKKASN; encoded by the coding sequence ATGGAAAAATGGGAATACGCAACAGTGCCCCTGATGATTCACGCAACCAAGCAGATCCTCGATAACTGGGGTGAAGACGGCTGGGAGCTCGTTACCGTGCTCCCCGGTGCCCCCGCCCCCAGCGGTGCCACCCCCGCCGGTAATATGGTTGCTCCCACTCAGGGCAATCCAATCGCCTACTTCAAGCGCAAGAAGGCTAGCAACTAA
- a CDS encoding RidA family protein — translation MSKIEDRLTELGYDLPELAAPVAAYVPAVTSGNYVYTSGQLPFVKGELPATGKVSDSGAEGFVDPETAQKLAGLSALNALAAVKSVIGDLDRVTRVVKVVGFVSSDPSFTGQPAVINGASLLLGEVFGEAGVHARSAVGVPVLPLDSPVEVEIIVEYA, via the coding sequence GTGTCAAAGATCGAAGATCGACTCACAGAACTAGGCTACGACCTACCCGAGCTGGCAGCCCCGGTAGCCGCCTACGTTCCTGCCGTCACCAGCGGCAACTATGTCTACACCTCGGGCCAGCTACCTTTCGTTAAGGGCGAGCTACCCGCCACCGGCAAGGTCTCAGATTCCGGCGCTGAAGGCTTTGTAGACCCCGAAACCGCCCAGAAACTAGCTGGCCTCTCAGCTCTGAACGCCCTGGCTGCTGTCAAGTCCGTCATCGGCGATCTTGACCGCGTCACCCGCGTGGTCAAGGTGGTCGGTTTCGTTTCATCAGACCCCTCCTTCACCGGCCAGCCCGCCGTCATCAACGGGGCCTCCCTGCTTCTGGGTGAGGTCTTTGGCGAGGCGGGCGTGCACGCCCGCTCAGCCGTTGGTGTGCCGGTACTGCCGCTGGATTCCCCGGTAGAAGTTGAAATCATCGTGGAATATGCCTAG
- a CDS encoding NUDIX hydrolase — protein sequence MPSQPMYTGALKRVPPPASAPYASVAAPAPKTHPIPSSQQDSARTWLDEGECTPRAAKPAAAVVFVRDGASGPETFMTYRVKSPMGRVAFPGGLGVPEDAAPTGWVGPGGDYWAKAFSEDDLGAAHAVVVTAVRELFEETGVLLAGSGELSTIELTSGHECMASRQAVAQQDKTFADYLERRGLKIRADLLKPLARWQSPGFFHKRYDIHYFTCAVPVGQSPSLLAGKGIWGRWVNVRDLVAHPTSVELGNEIGQEDTIGVPFQELVTPGVMYLLEQLATSSGAVAFLAKRRQVSLYLPEVKQDAAGTCYLAVQEKKV from the coding sequence ATGCCTAGCCAACCCATGTACACCGGTGCACTCAAACGGGTGCCGCCGCCGGCGTCCGCCCCCTATGCTTCGGTGGCGGCCCCCGCCCCCAAAACCCACCCCATCCCATCGAGCCAGCAGGACTCAGCCCGTACCTGGCTCGATGAAGGGGAGTGCACCCCGCGCGCGGCCAAGCCCGCCGCCGCGGTCGTTTTTGTGCGCGATGGCGCCTCAGGGCCCGAAACCTTTATGACCTACCGCGTGAAATCGCCCATGGGGCGGGTTGCCTTCCCCGGCGGGTTAGGCGTGCCCGAGGACGCCGCCCCTACCGGCTGGGTCGGGCCCGGTGGCGACTACTGGGCTAAGGCTTTTAGCGAGGACGACCTGGGGGCAGCGCACGCAGTTGTGGTCACCGCAGTGCGTGAGCTCTTTGAAGAGACCGGCGTGCTCTTAGCTGGCAGCGGTGAGCTCTCAACCATCGAACTCACTAGCGGGCACGAATGCATGGCCTCCCGCCAGGCCGTTGCCCAGCAGGATAAAACCTTTGCTGACTACCTTGAACGCCGGGGCCTGAAGATTCGCGCCGACCTGCTTAAACCCTTAGCGCGTTGGCAGTCACCGGGCTTCTTCCATAAGCGCTACGACATTCACTACTTCACCTGCGCTGTGCCTGTAGGGCAGAGCCCCTCCCTGCTAGCTGGCAAGGGTATCTGGGGGCGTTGGGTGAACGTGCGTGACCTGGTAGCTCACCCCACAAGCGTGGAGCTCGGTAATGAAATTGGGCAGGAGGACACCATCGGGGTTCCCTTCCAAGAGCTGGTGACCCCCGGCGTCATGTACCTGCTCGAACAGCTGGCGACCTCATCGGGGGCGGTAGCCTTTCTGGCTAAACGGCGTCAGGTTTCCCTCTACCTGCCCGAGGTCAAGCAGGACGCCGCAGGCACCTGCTACCTGGCGGTGCAGGAGAAAAAGGTTTAG
- a CDS encoding Crp/Fnr family transcriptional regulator, translated as MDIEVLRRAPLFASLDDEAFAALTEDITEVDLSRGATLFYEGDQGDQLYFVISGKMKLGRTASDGRENLVAIMGPGEIFGEMALFDPSPRSTSATAVSETRLAGVKHESLRKAMEKSPNISAQVLQALARRLRRTNENLADLVFSDVPGRVAKALLDLADRFGRPATDGVLVAHELTQEELAQLVGASRETVNKALAEFVSRGWIRLEARAVVILDLQRLRQRSR; from the coding sequence ATGGATATTGAAGTACTACGCCGTGCTCCGCTGTTCGCTTCACTCGACGACGAAGCCTTTGCAGCGCTGACCGAAGACATCACCGAAGTTGACCTTTCACGCGGCGCCACCCTCTTCTACGAAGGCGACCAGGGCGACCAGCTCTACTTCGTTATCTCAGGCAAGATGAAGCTGGGCCGCACTGCCTCCGACGGCCGTGAGAACCTGGTAGCTATCATGGGCCCCGGCGAAATCTTCGGCGAGATGGCCCTGTTCGACCCCTCACCCCGTTCAACCAGCGCAACCGCTGTTTCTGAGACCCGCCTGGCTGGGGTGAAGCACGAGTCCCTGCGCAAGGCCATGGAGAAGTCCCCCAACATCTCCGCACAGGTCCTGCAGGCTCTGGCCCGCCGTCTGCGCCGCACCAACGAGAACCTGGCCGACCTGGTCTTCTCAGACGTCCCCGGCCGCGTTGCCAAGGCCCTGCTTGACCTGGCTGACCGCTTCGGCCGTCCCGCCACCGACGGTGTGCTGGTTGCCCACGAACTGACTCAGGAAGAGCTGGCCCAGCTGGTCGGCGCTTCCCGTGAGACCGTGAACAAGGCCCTGGCTGAGTTCGTTTCCCGCGGCTGGATCCGTCTGGAAGCTCGCGCTGTGGTCATCCTCGACCTGCAGCGTCTGCGCCAGCGCTCCCGCTAA